The genomic stretch CCAGCGTGCAACTGGATTTGGCGGCACAGCTAATGAGCGACTGGAAAAAACGCCAACCCGCAGCTGGAAAAATGTACTGGACTGCACGCAGCTGGGGCATGTTGATGTGGCAACCGGCGTATTTAAACGTCATCGCCAGCTATCTTAGCCGCAGCACATTTGAGTTGACGCATCTGCGCCAAACCGTCGTCGACGGTTTTACCACCGGCTATACGCTACCCGAGTCCGCGCTACAGCACGGCGCGGGGGAAGAATTGATTCGAACAGCGGCCAGCGCCTTGCGGCAATACCACCAGCAGCATTTGCAGCAGTTGTGTGAGCTGGAGCGATTTTCTGCCAAACAAGCGGCGTGCCTCAC from Chitinibacter sp. SCUT-21 encodes the following:
- a CDS encoding siderophore ferric iron reductase gives rise to the protein MLPSVLQQIHAKFPALCGQCETQPSVQLDLAAQLMSDWKKRQPAAGKMYWTARSWGMLMWQPAYLNVIASYLSRSTFELTHLRQTVVDGFTTGYTLPESALQHGAGEELIRTAASALRQYHQQHLQQLCELERFSAKQAACLTVDCVLSALLWVQQYLGWSYTQLNAAAEQWLSALEWQKHGQLMPIEMPGSACSAALNRQGCCQHFRLPGEQACSTCPRWPMAERIEKIKLELMNT